A region from the Lycium ferocissimum isolate CSIRO_LF1 unplaced genomic scaffold, AGI_CSIRO_Lferr_CH_V1 ctg4107, whole genome shotgun sequence genome encodes:
- the LOC132044284 gene encoding uncharacterized protein LOC132044284 produces the protein MAAVELLPKEYGYVVLVLVFYCFLNFWMSFQVGKARKQYKVSYPTMYAIEAENKNAKQFNCVQRGHQNSLEMMPMFFMLMIVGGIRHPLICASLGAVYIVSRYFYFTGYATGDPQNRLTLGKYNFLAIMGLMVCSISCGVNFLMS, from the exons ATGGCTGCAGTTGAATTGCTCCCAAAAGAATATGGATATGtagttcttgttcttgttttctaCTGTTTTCTCAACTTCTGGATGTCCTTTCAAGTCGGCAAAGCCCGCAAACA GTACAAGGTTTCTTATCCAACAATGTATGCTATTGAAGCTGAAAATAAGAATGCAAAGCAATTTAACTGTGTTCAG AGGGGTCATCAGAATTCATTAGAAATGATGCCAATGTTTTTCATGCTGATGATTGTTGGAGGAATTAGGCACCCTTTGATTTGTGCATCTCTGGGAGCTGTTTATATTGTGTCTCGTTATTTCTACTTCACTGGCTATGCCACTGGTGATCCCCAAAATCGTCTTACTCTTGG GAAATACAACTTCTTGGCAATAATGGGACTGATGGTTTGCTCAATATCTTGTGGAGTTAATTTCCTTATGTCATGA